From a single Brassica napus cultivar Da-Ae chromosome C9, Da-Ae, whole genome shotgun sequence genomic region:
- the BNAC09G43320D gene encoding uncharacterized protein BNAC09G43320D, with the protein MGAGSSSRARPKRKKGIKKTEVISYEQSVVQLSKEGRKTYMIVEKKRKRPMNTIHGAYSAVFDNTYPQYNWLYNGWLVEERRIMLSGRLYRYYYDPKGKEYKFRYQVEQVLTSIGKHLAIKKPVVIVLDD; encoded by the exons ATGGGTGCAGGTAGCAGTTCTAGAGCCAGGCCAAAGAGGAAGAAGGGTATCAAAAAAACGGAGGTCATCAGTTATGAACAAAGCGTGGTGCAATTGTCGAAAGAAGGGAGAAAGACATATATGATTGTGGAGAAAAAACGTAAAAGGCCAATGAACACAATTCATGGAGCTTACTCAGCCGTCTTTGATAACACATATCCTCAATACAACTGGCTTTACAATGGCTGGCTCGTCGAGGAGCGTCGCATCATGCTGTCTGGCCGACTTTACCGG TACTATTACGATCCAAAGGGGAAAGAGTACAAATTCAGGTACCAAGTGGAGCAGGTTCTCACAAGCATTGGAAAGCATCTGGCTATTAAGAAGCCAGTGGTCATCGTCCTTGACGACTAA